The following nucleotide sequence is from Streptomyces pactum.
GTGGCCGTTGATCAGGACGAACGGCACGCCCCGGGCGGCGAGCTGGACGTACCGGGCGGGGTCGGCGGTGGTGTCGGCGTGCAGCCCGGAGAGGAAGACGACGCCGGTGACGCCGCGCTCCTCCAGCTGCTCCACCAGCTCGTCCTCGGTGGCCCCGCCGGGCATCTGGGTGCACAGCACCGGCGTGTACCCCTGTCCGGCCAGCGTCTGCTCGATGACCTGCGCGAAGGCCGGGAAGATGGGGTTGGTGAGCTCCGGGATCACCAGCCCCACCAGCCCGGCGCTGCGCCGCCGCAGCTTCACCGGCCGCTCGTGGCCGAGCAGGTCCAGCGCCGCGAGCACCCGCTGACGCGTGGTGCCCGCGACGCCCGGCTTGCCGTTGAGCACCCGGCTGACCGTGGCCTCGCTCACCTTCGCCTGGGCGGCGATGTCCGCCAGCCGGGGCGGCGCGGCCGGGTCGGTGCCGCGTGACGGCGTGAGGGTCACACCGCCCACCAGACCGCCGTGTCGGCCGGCAGCGCGAACCCGGCACCGTCGGCGGCACCGTCCGGCCCGTCCGCCGGGAGCGGTCCGCTGGCCAGCAGCACCCGGCCCGGGGCCGGCAGGATGACCGGCCCGCCGGTGGTGTTGACGGTGCAGACGAAGTCCGCGCGGCGGAACGCCAGCACGCCCTCCGGCGCCGGCAGCCACTCCACCGCGTCGCCGGCGCCCAGCGCGGACAGGTCGCGGCGCAGGGCGATGGCCGTGCGGTACAGCTCCAGGGTGGAGTCCGGGTCACCGGTCTGGGCCTCGACACTGAGTCCGGCCCAGCTGTCGGGCTGCGGCAGCCAGCTGGGGCCGCCCGCCGGTCCGAAGCCGTACGGCGGTTCGGTGCCGGACCAGGGGATCGGCACCCGGCAGCCGTCGCGCAGCCCGTCCTGGCCGTCGCCGCGGAAGAAGGCGGGGTCCTGGCGGACCTCGTCGGGCAGGTCGGTGACCTCCGGCAGGCCCAGCTCCTCGCCCTGGTAGACGTAGACCGAGCCGGGCAGCGCCAGCATCAGCAGCGCCGCCGCGCGGGCCCGCCGCAGCCCCTGCTCGGGGCTGTCCTCGGCGTACCGGGTGGCGTGCCGGACCACGTCGTGGTTGGACAGCACCCAGGTCGTCGGCGCCCCCACCGGACGCATGGAGTCCAGCGAGGAGTCGATGACCTCGCGCATCCGCGCGGCGTCCCACGGGGTGCCCAGGAAGTGGAAGTTGAACGCCTGGTGCAGCTCGTCGGGGCGCACGTACAGGGCGGTGCGTCCGGGGCTGGGGGTCCAGGCCTCGGCCACCCCGATCCGCTCGGTGCCGGGGCCGTCGGCGTACTCGTCGAGGATCTTCCGCCAGCCACGGTAGATCTCGTGCACCCCGTCCTGGTCGAAGAACGGCATGGCCTGGTTGCCGAGCAGCTTCAGCTGTTCGCTGTGGCCGAGGTCCGGCAGCCCGGCGGCCTTGACCAGGCCGTGTGCGACGTCGATCCGGAAGCCGTCGGTGCCCAGGTCCAGCCAGAACCGCAGGATGGAGCGGAACTCGTCGTGGACGGCCGGGTGGTCCCAGTTGAAGTCGGGCTGTTCGGGGGCGAACAGGTGCAGGTACCACTCGCCGGGGGTGCCGTCCGGGTTCGTGGTCCGGGTCCAGGCCGGTCCGCCGAAGATCGACTCCCAGTCGTTGGGCGGCAGTTCGCCGTCCGCGCCACGGCCGGGGCGGAAGTGGAACCGGGCGCGCAGCGGGGAGCCGGGTCCCTCCCGCAGCGCCTGCCGGAACCAGGCGTGCCGGTCGGAGCAGTGGTTGGGCACCAGGTCCACGATCACCCGCAGACCGAGGCGGTGCGCCTCGCGGATCACCGCGTCCGCGTCGTGCAGGGTGCCGAACATCGGGTCGATGGCGCGGTAGTCGGCGACGTCGTATCCGGCGTCGGCCTGGGGCGAGGCGTAGAAGGGGCTGAGCCACACGGCGTCCACGCCGAGGTCCTTCAGGTACGGCAGGCGGCTGCGGACGCCTTCCAGGTCGCCCATGCCGTCGCCGTTGCCGTCGGCGAAACTGCGCGGGTAGACCTGGTAGATCACCGCGTCCCGCCACCAGTCCGGGGTGCGGACCGGGGTGTCGGAGGTGACCGCCGCACCGACGGCGGGGTCAGCGAGATGCTGGGTCATGGTGTCCTTGGAGTGTGTGAGAACCAGCCCGCCCGGAGCCCGGTGCCCCGGGGCCGGGCGGGGTACCGGGTTACGACTTGGTGGCGCCGGCGGTCAGCCCGGCGACCAGGTGCCGCTGGGCCCAGGCGAAGACCAGCGCCGCGGGCACCGCGATCATCACGGCCGCCGCCGTCATCGCGCCCCAGTCGGAGGTGTACTGGTTGACGAACGTCTGCAGGCCGGCGGGGAGGGTGAGGTTCTCCTCCCCGGTCATGAACGCCGAGGCGTAGGCCACCTCGGCCCAGGCGGTGATGAAGGTGTAGAAGGCGGTGACCGCGATGCCCGGCTTGGCCAGCGGCACGATCAGCCGCCAGAAGGTGCCGAACGGGTTGAGGCCGTCCACCCGGCCCGCCTCGTCGATCTCCACCGGGATGGTGTCGAAGAAGCCCTTCATCATCCAGGCGCAGAACGGCACCGCGATCGTCAGGTAGGTGACGATCAGGGAGATCGGCTGGTTGAGCCAGCCGAGCGTGGACATGATGTTGTACAGCGGCACGATCAGGATGGCCATCGGGAACATCTGCGTGATCAGCAGCAGCCACATCAGCGGGCGCATCCCGGGGAACCGGAAGCGGCTGACGGCGTAGCCGGTGGTGGCGGCCACGAAGACGCCCAGCACGGTGGTGACGGCCACCACGAACAGCGAGTTGCCGAACCACGCGAGGAACTCGGTGTCGTTCAGGACGTGGGTGTAGTTCTCCAGCGTCGGGTTCTTCACCACGTCGGTGCTGAAGGACTCGCTCTTGGGCTTGAACGAGGTCACCAGCAGCCACAGCGGCGGGAAGACCGCGATCGCGGCGGCGAGGATCAGCGTCAGGTGCAGGCCGACGGAGGCCAGCGGGGAGCGCCGGCCGCGCGGTCCGCGGGGCTTGGACGCGGCGGGGCGCGGGGTGGGCGCGGTGGGTGCGGCCATGGCTACCAGACCTCTCCCTGCTTGCGGAGCGAACGGCGGTAGACCACCGCGAAGAGCATGAGGATGATCAGGATCAGCACGCCCCAGGTGGAGGCGCCGGCGAAGTCGCGCGGGCTGTTGACGAAGGACAGCCGGTAGGCGTACGTCACCAGGATCTCGGTGCTGTCACCGGGTCCGCCCCGGGTGAGCAGGAAGATCACCGGGAACATGTTGAAGGTCCAGATGGTGGAGAGCAGCACCACCGTGCTGCTGACCGAGCGCAGCCCCGGCAGGGTGATGTGGCGGAACCGCTGCCAGGGGCTGGCACCGTCCATCTCGGCCGCCTCGTACAGCTCGCCGGGGATGGACTGGAGTCCGCCCAGCAGCGCCACCAGCATGAACGGCACGCCCAGCCAGACGTTGACCGCGATCACCGAGACCTTGGCCATGGTGGGGTCGTTCAGCCACGGCACCGCGTCGATGCCGCCGCCGTCCAGGATCTTGTTGAGGATGCCGTTCTTCTCGTTGTACAGCAGCCGCCAGGCGAAGACCGAGACGAACGCGGGGACCGCCCAGGGCAGGATCAGCAGCGAGCGGTAGAGGGTGCGCCCCTTGAACTGCCGGTTGAGCAGCACGGCCAGGCCCAGGCCCAGCGCGAAGGTGATGCCGACGCAGGAGACCGTCCAGGTCACCGTCCAGATCAGCCGGTCCCAGAAGACGCCGTCCTCCAGGACGGCGGTGAAGTTGTCCAGGCCCACGACGTCGTAGGTGGCGGGGATGTGGTTGACCCCGATGGTGCGCTCGACGTTGGACTCGTCGGCGTCGGTGAGGGACAAGTAGACACCTCGGCCGAGCGGGTAGCCCACGATGAGGCCGATCACGACCACCACGGGGGCGACCATGGCCCAGGCGTACCAGTGGGTGCTCAGCGCGCGGCGGAGCCGGCCGGGGGTGCCGTGTGCGGTGGAGCCGGGCTTCCGGGCCCGGCCGGGGGCGCGGTGCGCGTCCCCGGCCGGTTCCGCCGGCCGACTGGTGTCAACAGCCATCGGTGCCGGTCTCCTACTTCCAGTCGTCCTTGAGGAGCTTGCGGTAGGCCTTGCCGACCGCCTCGGCGGCGTCCTCCGGGGAGGTCTTGCCGGTCAGCACGCCGGGGAACTCCACCAGGATGGCCTGGAAGAGGCTGTTGCCCTCGGGGATCCACGGGCGCTCGACGGCCTTGTCCACCGCGTCCCGGAAGAACTTCACGTTGGCGTTGGACGCGACCTCGGGCTTGTTGTAGACCGACGCCCGGGTGGGCAGCAGGCTGAGCGCCTCGGTGGTCTTCGCCTGCACCTCGGCGGAGCTCATGTAGCGGGCGAAGGCGTAGGAGGCGTCGAGGTTGTCGCTGCCGGCGTAGACGGCGAGGTTGTGGCCGCCCTGCGGGGAGCCCTGGCCGCCGCTGCCCGCGGGGATGGGCACCACGCCGAGGTTGGAGCGGTCCTTGAACGCCTTGCCGCCGAGGGTGTCCTCGATCGCCCACGGCCCGTTGATCGTCATGGCGACGTCGCCGTTCTTGATGGCGTTCTGCATGTTCTCCCAGCCGTCCGTGGCGTCGGTGACGGCCGCGCCGGACTCGACCAGGTCGCGGGCGGCGGCGAACGCCTTGACGCCCGACTCGTCGTCCACGGTGACCCGCTTCGCCTTCACGTCGAGGAGGTCGCCGCCCTCGCCGTAGAGGAAGGGCAGGAACCAGTAGGCGTCGTCGCCGCGCAGGTACAGGCCGGTCTTGCCGGTCTTCTCCTTGATCTTCTTCGCGGCGGCCTTCAGCTCGGTGAGGGTGGTGGGCGGCTTCACGCCGGCCTCGTCGAGCATCTTCTTGTTGTAGAAGAGGCCCATGGTGTCGATGACCTGCGGCACCCCGTAGGTCTTGCCCTCGAACTTGGTGCTCGCCATGGCCTGCGGCAGGTAGTCCAGCTGCTTGTCCAGCGCCGGGGTGTCGTCGAGCGGGGCGAGGTAGCCGATGTTGGCCAGGTCCTGGGTCCAGGCGACCTCGGCCCGGAGCACGTCCGGGGCGCCGGAGCCGCCGGAGCCGGCGGCGTTCTTGAACTTGTTCAGCGCCTCGCCGAAGGGCACGTTGACGTAGTCGACCTTCACCTTCGGGTACTTCTTCGTGAAGTCCTCGGCGAGCTTCTTGTACGTGGCCTTCTCGGCGTCGTTCGAGGTGTCCCAGTAGGTGACGGTGCCGGAGATCTCCCCGGACGACTTGTTCTGCTTCTTGTCGTCACCGTCGCCGCACGCGGTCGCCGCGAGCGCGAGGGCCGCGACGAGCGCAGTGGCCGCTATGCCACGTCGCATCGAAACTCCTTGGAAGCCGACCGCACCATCGCGGTGCCGGAATGCCGAGGAACGTAACAGGGATGAAAAAAAGCCGAAAGGCCTTGCGTAAGTTTTCTGCAAGGGAGCCGGATCGCAACCCCGGATCGTTACCGCCGCGTGTCCTTCCGGTGGCCGTTCCGCCATCCGGCCCGGCGGGCCCCGGGCGCCGGTCCGCGCCCGTCGCACCCCGGGGGCGCACGACGGAAGGGTTTTGCAAGCCCTTCCGCAAGACTTGCAGGGATGTTACGTTCCGGTTAAGCCCGTCCTTGCACGGTCCCGCCGTCCCCACCGGTCCATCGGTCCGTCAGATCCGTCAGATCCGTCCGGTGCCGCCCCGTGCCGCCCGGTCCCGCCCGCCGCTGTACCAGGCGCGGGACCGGCGCGTCCGGCGGCGCCGGCTCCGTCCGGTCCCGCACGATCCGCACCGACAGGGAGCGCCATGACGCAGGAACCGACCGCCCCCGGCCGCACTCCGGCCGACATCCCTCCCGCGACCCGGCCGGCGGCGCCCGCCGCCCGTGACTGGTGGCGGCACGCCGTCATCTACCAGGTGTACGTACGGTCCTTCGCCGACAGCGACGGGGACGGCGTCGGCGACCTGCGCGGTGTCCGGGAGCGGCTGCCGCACCTGGTCCGGCTGGGCGTGGACGCCCTGTGGCTGACGCCCTTCTACACCTCGCCGCAGGCCGACGGCGGGTACGACGTGGCCGACTACCGGGCGGTCGATCCGCTCTTCGGCGACCTGGCGGACGCCCAGGACCTGATCGGCGCCGCCCATGAGCTGGGTCTGCGGGTGATCGTGGACGTGGTGCCGAACCACACCTCCGACCGGCACCCCTGGTTCCGGGCGGCGCTGGCCGGCCGGCCCGGCGGCCCGGAGCGCGCCCGCTACCACTTCCGGCCCGGCCGCGGTCCGGACGGCTCGCTGCCGCCCAACGACTGGCAGTCGGTCTTCGGCGGACCGGCCTGGACCCGGACCACGAACCCGGACGGCACCCCCGGCGAGTGGTACCTGCACCTGTTCGCCCCCGAACAGCCCGACCTGGACTGGGACTGCCCCGAGGTGCACCAGGAGTTCGACGCGGTGCTGCGGTTCTGGCTGGACCTGGGGGTGGACGGGTTCCGGATCGACGTGGCGCACGGCATGGTCAAGGCGCCCGGGCTGCCGGACGTGGGCCATCTGGAGCAGGCGCGGCTGATCGGCGCGCAGCGGCTGCCGTTCTTCGACCAGGACGGGGTGCACGCCATCCACCGCGCCTGGCGGCGGCTGCTGGACTCCTATCCCGGCGAGCGCATCGGGGTGGCCGAGGCGTGGGCGCCCAGCCCCGAGCGGCTGGCGCTGTACGTGCGCCCGGACGAGCTGCACCAGGCGTTCAACTTCCAGTTCCTGCGGTGCCCCTGGGACGCGGCGCGGATGCGCCAGGTCATCGACTCCTCGCTGGCCGCGACCGCCTCGGTGGGGGCGCCGACGACCTGGGTGCTGTCCAACCACGACGTGGTCCGGCACGCCACCCGGTACGCCGAGGACAGCCCCGAGCAGGGACTGCGGCGGGCCCGCGCGGCAGCGCTGCTGATGCTGGCGCTGCCCGGCTCGGTCTACGTCTACCAGGGCGAGGAGCTGGGCCTGCCGGAGGTCACCGACCTGCCCGACGAGGTCCGCCAGGACCCCGCCTTCTTCCGCGGCGACGGCCAGGACGGGTTCCGGGACGGCTGCCGGGTCCCGATCCCCTGGTCCGGCACCGAAGCACCGTACGGCTTCGGACCGGCGGGCGGCCCCAGCTGGCTGCCGCAGCCCGACAGCTGGGCCAAGCTCAGCGTGGCGGCCCAGACCGGCGACCCGGACTCCACCCTGGAGCTGTACCGCACCGCCATCGCCCTGCGCCGGCGGCTGCCGGAGCTGGCCGAGCCGGAGATCGGCCTGCCGGAGGACGGGGCGTACCCGCCGGGCGTGCTCGCGGTGGTCCGGCCCGGGCTGGTGTGCACGCTCAACACCCTCGGCACGGAGGTGGAGGTGGCCCGGCCCGGGCGGCTGCTGCTGGCCTCCGCCCCGGTGGTGGACGGCGAGGTGACCGTACGCCTCCCCGCCGACTCCTGTGCGTGGTGGGCAATCTGAGACGCGCCCGGTACAGTCCAGCTCCATGACCGCACGGCTTGCCGACATCGCAGCCCAGGCGGGGGTCAGTGAAGCCACGGTGAGCCGGGTGCTCAACGGCAAGCCGGGGGTGGCCGCGGGCACCCGCGAGTCCGTGCTGGCCGCGCTCGACGTCCTGGGCTACGAGCGTCCGGTCCGGCTGCGGCAGCGCAGCGCCGGGCTGGTCGGTCTGATCACCCCGGAGCTGGAGAACCCGATCTTCCCGGCGCTGGCGCAGGTGATCGGTCAGGGCCTCACCCGCCAGGGGTACACCCCGGTGCTGGCCACCCAGACCCCCGGCGGCTCCACCGAGGACGAGCTGACCGAGATGCTGGTGGACCGGGGCGTGGCGGGCATCATCTTCGTCTCCGGGCTGCACGCGGACACCACCGCCGACATGACGCGCTACGACCGGCTGCGCGGCCAGGGGGTGCCGTTCGTGCTGGTGGACGGCTTCTCGCCGAAGGTGCGGGCGCCGTTCATCTCACCGGACGACCGGGCCGCGATGGTGCTGGCGGTGACGCACCTGGCGTCCCTGGGGCACACCCGGATCGGACTGGCGCTGGGCCCGCGCCGGTTCGTGCCGGTGCTGCGGAAGATCGAGGGGTTCCAGCACGGCATGGCCGAGCAGCTGGGCCTGCCGCCGGAGAAGTCCGCGGAGCTGATCCAGCACTCGCTCTACACCCTGGAGGGCGGCCAGGCCGCCGGGGCGGCGCTGATCGAACGGGGCTGCACGGCGGTGGTGTGCGCCAGCGACATGATGGCGCTGGGCGCGATCCGGGCGGCCCGGCAGCTGGGGCTGGCCGTCCCGGCGGACGTGTCGGTGGTCGGTTTCGACGACTCCCCGCTCATACCGTTCACCGATCCCCCACTGACCACCATCCGCAAGCCGGTGCAGTCCATGGGGCAGGCCGCGGTCCGCGCCCTGCTGGAGGAGATCGGCGGCACCCCGGCGCCGCACAGCGAGTTCGTCTTCCTCCCGGAGCTGGTCGTACGGGGTTCAACGGCCTCGGTACCCGGAGGGATAGGTTCTGTCCAGAACCGGGACAGAAGTGGCGAAGACCGTACCTGAGGATGATCTGTCTCTGTCCGTTCTCTGGCAGACTGTTGCTCTATGGGTGAAGCGACTGCAAGGACTCCGGAAGGGTCGGCCGCCCTGTCACCCACGGTGGAGGCCGGGGCCGCCCCCCTCGCCCGGCCGCGTGCGCTCGCGCGGCTGAGGACCCCCCGGCGACCACGGCTGTGGTTCGAGATCCTGCTGGTCGCGCTCGGCTACTGGACGTACTCACTCATCCGCAACGCGGTGCCCGAGCAGCGCGCCGAGGCGCTGCGCAACGCGGACTGGATCTGGGAGTGGGAGCACCGGCTCGGTCTCGCCTTCGAACGCTCGGTCAACCACGCCGCCGACTCGGTCGACTGGCTGATCGTCGGGATGAACTACTACTACGCCACGTTGCACTTCATCGTGACGATCGGCGTGCTGGTCTGGCTCTACCGGTGGCATCCGGGCCGGTACGCCGCGATCCGGCTGGTGCTCTTCGCGACCACCGGCGTCGCCCTGCTGGGCTACTACCTCTTCCCGCTGGCGCCGCCCCGGCTGATGCCCGGCGGCGACTTCATCGACACGGTGGTGGTGCACGACACCTGGGGTTCGATGGCCTCGGGCAACCTGTCGGAGATGTCGAACCAGTACGCGGCGATGCCCTCGATGCACATTGGCTGGTCGCTGTGGTGCGGCATCACCATTGCCATGCTCACCCGCCTGGTGTGGGTGAAGGTGCTGGGCCTGCTCTACCCGGCCGCCACCGGCCTGGTCATCGTGGCCACCGCGAACCACTTCTGGCTGGACGCGGTCGGCGGCGTGCTCTGCCTGGCCTTCGGTTTCGCGGTGTCCTTCGGGTGGTACCGCGCGCTGTGCTACCGGCTGCCGAGGGTGCCGGTACGCCACCGCCCGGCGGACGCCCCGGTCGCCCGCCCGCGCGCCCCGGAGACTGCCGGCGCCCCGCTCCCGGCGGCCGGTACGCCGCTTCCGCCGGCCGGTACGGACCGGCCGGCGGACGCCCCCTCCCCTGCGGTGGACCCCGCACCCGGGGAGGACCCCGCCCGGGTGCCGGGCAGCTTCTCCGGGTCCGCCGCGCCGGCCGCCCCGGCCCCGGCGTCCGACCCGGCGGAGACGGCCCCCGTCCGGCCGGGCGCCGGGCCCCGCGGAAGGCTCCGCCACGCCGGTACGCACGGCCCGTGCCACGGGCTCACGGGCCGGGACCGCGGCCCGCACCGCCCCGGTGGCCGGCCCGCCGCGCCGCGGCACCACCGCCCAGCGCCCGCCCCGCCGCTGACCGCCCGCCCCCGCCGCTGACCGCCCCCGCCCTCCCCCGCCGCCGGCCTGTCGTCCGACCGGCGCGCCCCATGGGCCCCGCCGGTCGTCGGGCCCGCGGGAGGGACCCTCCCCCGGTGGACGCCTCCACCCTGCTGCGATCATGGCGTCGCACACCCGCGCGAACCACGCACCGGCGTCCGGTCGCGTCCGGTCCGCGCGGGCACGACGAGGGAGGGGTTTTCTCCATGGCTTTCCGTAAGTTCCTCAGCGCCCTGGGCGTCAACGCGCCGAGCGTGGAGACGGTGCTGGACAACACCACGGTGCGCCCGGGCGACCAGCTCGGCTGCGAGGTCACCATGCGGGGCGGCGGCGCCGACGTCACCATCGAACGGCTCACCCTCCAGGTGGTGACCCGGTTCGAGGACATGGAGACCACTGAGGACCGCTGGGAGAACCCCGGCGTCCTGGTCAGCGGCGAACTGCCGGGGCCGTTCACGCTGGCCGCGGGCGCGGAGGTCACCGAGCGCGTGGTGCTGGACCTGCCCTGGGAGATGCCGCTGACGCACATCCTGGGCGGCCGGCGGCTGCGCGGCGCCCGGGTCGCGGTCCGTACCGAGCTGGCCATCGACAACGCCGTCGACCGCGGTGACTTCGACGAGTTCGCGGTGCACGCGCTGCCGCAGCAGGACATGGTCCTCCAGGCGTACTCCGACCTGGGCTTCCGGTTCGACGAGGCGGAGTGCAAGAAGGGCACCCCCAGCTCGGCGGTCCGCTCGCAGGTGGACTGGTGGCAGGAGATCGAGATGTGGTTCCCCGCCGACTACCGGAACCCGGGCCAGAACGAGATCGCCTTCAACGCCCGCCACGACTCGCTGGACCTGCTCACCGGCGGCACCGGGCGGCTGGAGTTCCGCTACGCCGACATGGATCTCGCCCGGGTCACCGAGGTCATCGACGAGCACGCCCGCTCCCGGTTCGCCCGGTGACCGACGGCCGGTCCCCGGTGCCGCCCGCCGTCCCGGACGGCGGGCCCGGCGGCCCGGCGCCCGGCCCGGCCCGCCGGACGCCACTGCCCGGCTCCGCCCGCTTCCGCGTGGTCGCCACCGACCTGGACGGCACGCTGCTCCGCGGCGACCTGACGGTGTCGGCCCGCAGCCGCGCGGCGCTGGCCCTGGCCGCGGCCGCCGGGGCGCGGCACATGGTGGTCACCGGCCGGCCCGCGGCGTCCTGCCGGCCGTTCCTGGCCGCCATGGGGTACCGCGGGCTGGCGGTCTGCGGGCAGGGCGCCCAGCTCTACGACGCCTCGGCGGACCGGCTGCTGGAGAGCGTCCCGCTCGACCGCGAGGTGGCCCGTTCGGTGGTGGAGCGGACCGAGCGGGAGCTGGGCCGCTCGCCGCTGGCGCTGGCGGTGGTGACCGCGGCCCCGGAGAACCGCCTGGTGTTCCTGCCGGGGTTCGCCGACCGGCCGCGCCCCGAGTGGGGGCGGGCGGCGGACCGGGCGGAGCTGTTCGCCGGGCCGGTGGAGAAGGTGCTGATGCGCCACCGGGAGCTGCCCGACGAGCTGGTCGCGGCGACCGCGGCGCGGATCGGCGGCTCGCGGGTCTCGGTCACCCACTCGGACCGGGGCGTGATCGAGGTGCTGCCCGCCGGGACCACCAAGGCCGCCGGCCTCCAGCGCGCCGCGGACCGGCTGGGCTTCACCCCGTCGGAGACCATCGCCTTCGGCGACATGCCCAACGACGTGCCGCTGCTGACCTGGGCCGGGTACGGGGTGGCCATGGGCAACGCCCACCCCCGGCTGCGCGCGGTCGCGCACGAGGTGGCGCCCCGGAACGACGACGACGGGGTGGCCGTGGTGCTGGAACGCCTTTTCGCCCCGGCCCGGCCGGGTGACGGCCGTACGCCGGCCGGGGACGGGGCCTGCGTCGGCCGGTGACGGGGCGTGCGTCGACCGGTGACGGCCGTACACCGGCCGTGACGACGCGCACCGCCGTGACGTGGCAGGCGTACGCCGGTCGTGACGGGCCCGCACCGGCCGTGACGTGGCGGACGTACGCCGGCTGGTGAGGGCGTACACCGGTCGGCGCGCCGGGGCGGGGGGTTGACGGGCCCGTGCCCCACGCCGGCGCCGGGCGGATCTCGTGGGGCGCCGCCGTCCCGCCGTCCGGAACTCCGGCACGGCGGGACGACGGCCGGGACGGGCCCGGCGGGGGCTGCGGACGCCCCGCCGGGCCGCTCACCCGCCCCGGCTCCGGCAGGGCGACGGCCGGCCGGCCGGGACCGTCGGCGGGCGGGCCCGGAGAGGTACGGCCGCACCGGGCAGCGAGCGTTGCGGCCGCCCGCCGGCCCCGGGGGCGCGCATTCGGCCCGCGCACCGGCGACACCCCGTAAGGGCAGGGCCGCCCCGTAAGGGCAGGGCGGCTCCGGACGGGCAGGGCCGCCCCGTAAGGGCAGGCCTCCCATAAGGGCGAGGTCACCCCCGCAAGGGCTGGGTCCACCCCGTAAAGGCAGGGCCCCCGTAAGGGGCGGCCCCCCGTAAGGGCAGGGCCACCCCGTACGGGCGAGCCTCCCCCCGTACGGGCAGGGCGGCTCCGGACGAGCACAGCCACCCCGTACGGGTGACGGCGGTCCCTTACGGTCGGTCCGCCGGCGGCGCTCCGGACGGAGAGGGCCCCGCAAGCCCCCGGCACCGCAGGCGCGGGCGCCTCCAGGGCGGGACTCCGGCAGCGCGGCGCCCGCCGGGGGCCGGGGCGGTCAGGCGCCGTCGTAGAAGAGCCGCTCCACCACGGCGCGGGCGCGGCGGGTGGTGCGCCGGTAGTCGTCGAGCATCTCGCCCACGTGCCCGGACTCGTACCCCAGGTAGCGGCCGACGGCGGCCAGCTCCCGGCTCTCGGCGGGGAAGGTGTCGCCGGGCCGGCCGCGGACCAGCATCACCGCGTTGCGCACCCGGGTGGCGAGCACCCACGCCTCGTCCAG
It contains:
- a CDS encoding sugar ABC transporter permease → MAAPTAPTPRPAASKPRGPRGRRSPLASVGLHLTLILAAAIAVFPPLWLLVTSFKPKSESFSTDVVKNPTLENYTHVLNDTEFLAWFGNSLFVVAVTTVLGVFVAATTGYAVSRFRFPGMRPLMWLLLITQMFPMAILIVPLYNIMSTLGWLNQPISLIVTYLTIAVPFCAWMMKGFFDTIPVEIDEAGRVDGLNPFGTFWRLIVPLAKPGIAVTAFYTFITAWAEVAYASAFMTGEENLTLPAGLQTFVNQYTSDWGAMTAAAVMIAVPAALVFAWAQRHLVAGLTAGATKS
- a CDS encoding LacI family DNA-binding transcriptional regulator; its protein translation is MTARLADIAAQAGVSEATVSRVLNGKPGVAAGTRESVLAALDVLGYERPVRLRQRSAGLVGLITPELENPIFPALAQVIGQGLTRQGYTPVLATQTPGGSTEDELTEMLVDRGVAGIIFVSGLHADTTADMTRYDRLRGQGVPFVLVDGFSPKVRAPFISPDDRAAMVLAVTHLASLGHTRIGLALGPRRFVPVLRKIEGFQHGMAEQLGLPPEKSAELIQHSLYTLEGGQAAGAALIERGCTAVVCASDMMALGAIRAARQLGLAVPADVSVVGFDDSPLIPFTDPPLTTIRKPVQSMGQAAVRALLEEIGGTPAPHSEFVFLPELVVRGSTASVPGGIGSVQNRDRSGEDRT
- a CDS encoding glycoside hydrolase family 13 protein, which translates into the protein MTQEPTAPGRTPADIPPATRPAAPAARDWWRHAVIYQVYVRSFADSDGDGVGDLRGVRERLPHLVRLGVDALWLTPFYTSPQADGGYDVADYRAVDPLFGDLADAQDLIGAAHELGLRVIVDVVPNHTSDRHPWFRAALAGRPGGPERARYHFRPGRGPDGSLPPNDWQSVFGGPAWTRTTNPDGTPGEWYLHLFAPEQPDLDWDCPEVHQEFDAVLRFWLDLGVDGFRIDVAHGMVKAPGLPDVGHLEQARLIGAQRLPFFDQDGVHAIHRAWRRLLDSYPGERIGVAEAWAPSPERLALYVRPDELHQAFNFQFLRCPWDAARMRQVIDSSLAATASVGAPTTWVLSNHDVVRHATRYAEDSPEQGLRRARAAALLMLALPGSVYVYQGEELGLPEVTDLPDEVRQDPAFFRGDGQDGFRDGCRVPIPWSGTEAPYGFGPAGGPSWLPQPDSWAKLSVAAQTGDPDSTLELYRTAIALRRRLPELAEPEIGLPEDGAYPPGVLAVVRPGLVCTLNTLGTEVEVARPGRLLLASAPVVDGEVTVRLPADSCAWWAI
- a CDS encoding carbohydrate ABC transporter permease, giving the protein MAVDTSRPAEPAGDAHRAPGRARKPGSTAHGTPGRLRRALSTHWYAWAMVAPVVVVIGLIVGYPLGRGVYLSLTDADESNVERTIGVNHIPATYDVVGLDNFTAVLEDGVFWDRLIWTVTWTVSCVGITFALGLGLAVLLNRQFKGRTLYRSLLILPWAVPAFVSVFAWRLLYNEKNGILNKILDGGGIDAVPWLNDPTMAKVSVIAVNVWLGVPFMLVALLGGLQSIPGELYEAAEMDGASPWQRFRHITLPGLRSVSSTVVLLSTIWTFNMFPVIFLLTRGGPGDSTEILVTYAYRLSFVNSPRDFAGASTWGVLILIILMLFAVVYRRSLRKQGEVW
- a CDS encoding sporulation protein, which encodes MAFRKFLSALGVNAPSVETVLDNTTVRPGDQLGCEVTMRGGGADVTIERLTLQVVTRFEDMETTEDRWENPGVLVSGELPGPFTLAAGAEVTERVVLDLPWEMPLTHILGGRRLRGARVAVRTELAIDNAVDRGDFDEFAVHALPQQDMVLQAYSDLGFRFDEAECKKGTPSSAVRSQVDWWQEIEMWFPADYRNPGQNEIAFNARHDSLDLLTGGTGRLEFRYADMDLARVTEVIDEHARSRFAR
- a CDS encoding glycoside hydrolase family 13 protein, with product MTQHLADPAVGAAVTSDTPVRTPDWWRDAVIYQVYPRSFADGNGDGMGDLEGVRSRLPYLKDLGVDAVWLSPFYASPQADAGYDVADYRAIDPMFGTLHDADAVIREAHRLGLRVIVDLVPNHCSDRHAWFRQALREGPGSPLRARFHFRPGRGADGELPPNDWESIFGGPAWTRTTNPDGTPGEWYLHLFAPEQPDFNWDHPAVHDEFRSILRFWLDLGTDGFRIDVAHGLVKAAGLPDLGHSEQLKLLGNQAMPFFDQDGVHEIYRGWRKILDEYADGPGTERIGVAEAWTPSPGRTALYVRPDELHQAFNFHFLGTPWDAARMREVIDSSLDSMRPVGAPTTWVLSNHDVVRHATRYAEDSPEQGLRRARAAALLMLALPGSVYVYQGEELGLPEVTDLPDEVRQDPAFFRGDGQDGLRDGCRVPIPWSGTEPPYGFGPAGGPSWLPQPDSWAGLSVEAQTGDPDSTLELYRTAIALRRDLSALGAGDAVEWLPAPEGVLAFRRADFVCTVNTTGGPVILPAPGRVLLASGPLPADGPDGAADGAGFALPADTAVWWAV
- a CDS encoding extracellular solute-binding protein, whose amino-acid sequence is MRRGIAATALVAALALAATACGDGDDKKQNKSSGEISGTVTYWDTSNDAEKATYKKLAEDFTKKYPKVKVDYVNVPFGEALNKFKNAAGSGGSGAPDVLRAEVAWTQDLANIGYLAPLDDTPALDKQLDYLPQAMASTKFEGKTYGVPQVIDTMGLFYNKKMLDEAGVKPPTTLTELKAAAKKIKEKTGKTGLYLRGDDAYWFLPFLYGEGGDLLDVKAKRVTVDDESGVKAFAAARDLVESGAAVTDATDGWENMQNAIKNGDVAMTINGPWAIEDTLGGKAFKDRSNLGVVPIPAGSGGQGSPQGGHNLAVYAGSDNLDASYAFARYMSSAEVQAKTTEALSLLPTRASVYNKPEVASNANVKFFRDAVDKAVERPWIPEGNSLFQAILVEFPGVLTGKTSPEDAAEAVGKAYRKLLKDDWK